A stretch of Lysinibacillus agricola DNA encodes these proteins:
- a CDS encoding TerC family protein: MEIIQGILSTYIQFFDWEMWKEILTDPVSWGLISTLVIIEGLLSADNALVLAVLVKHLPNKQRKRALMYGMFGAYFFRFLFIGIGVYLVEFWYIKLLGALYLGWLCVAHFLQIGEEDSAKEMKKTGLMVRLFGTFWATVISVELMDIAFSIDAIFAAFAISNQIWILLIGGMLGILMMRTIAGLFLIIIEKIPELEATAFIIIGIIALKMLASVIGVHVPHYMFFIVLIIVFAITFFVHILKKLRVA, from the coding sequence TTGGAAATCATTCAAGGAATTCTATCTACATACATTCAATTTTTCGATTGGGAAATGTGGAAAGAAATTTTAACTGACCCTGTATCTTGGGGGTTAATATCAACACTAGTTATAATAGAAGGTTTACTGTCGGCAGATAACGCACTTGTATTAGCAGTGCTAGTGAAGCATTTGCCAAACAAGCAACGCAAACGAGCGTTAATGTACGGTATGTTTGGTGCCTATTTTTTCAGGTTCTTGTTTATTGGTATAGGTGTTTATTTGGTAGAGTTTTGGTATATTAAATTGCTAGGAGCTTTGTATTTAGGTTGGCTATGTGTCGCCCATTTCTTACAAATTGGGGAAGAGGATAGCGCCAAGGAAATGAAAAAAACAGGGCTGATGGTTCGTCTTTTTGGCACGTTTTGGGCGACTGTTATTTCGGTAGAACTGATGGATATTGCCTTTTCAATTGACGCGATTTTTGCCGCTTTTGCGATATCCAATCAAATTTGGATATTACTCATCGGGGGGATGCTAGGTATTTTAATGATGAGAACCATTGCAGGCTTATTTTTAATCATTATTGAAAAAATACCAGAACTAGAGGCAACAGCATTTATTATTATTGGTATTATTGCGCTGAAAATGCTAGCTAGCGTCATCGGTGTTCACGTTCCACACTATATGTTTTTTATCGTGTTAATTATTGTATTTGCTATAACTTTTTTTGTTCATATTTTAAAAAAATTAAGGGTCGCTTAA
- a CDS encoding ABC transporter ATP-binding protein produces MLKLNGINKIFNEGTPDEKIALAEINLHLKSGDFVTIIGSNGAGKSTMMNMISGALTPDFGTVSIDGNEVTTLPEYKRSHYIGRVFQDPMAGTAPTMTIEENLALAYSRNKSRGMRFGVDKKRREFFKESLEMLGLNLENRLSAKVGLLSGGERQALSLLMATFTKPSILLLDEHTAALDPSRAELITRITKYLVEKDSLTTLMVTHNMQQALDLGNRLIMMDKGQVILEVGEDRKHELTIPDLMAEFERIRGEKMNSDRALLG; encoded by the coding sequence TTGCTTAAATTAAACGGCATTAACAAAATTTTTAATGAAGGTACGCCCGATGAAAAAATAGCACTTGCAGAAATTAATTTGCACTTAAAGTCAGGTGATTTTGTCACAATTATCGGCAGTAATGGTGCTGGTAAATCAACAATGATGAATATGATTTCTGGCGCATTAACACCTGACTTCGGCACAGTTTCAATCGATGGGAATGAGGTTACTACTTTACCAGAATATAAGCGCTCTCACTACATCGGTCGCGTGTTTCAGGATCCAATGGCTGGTACAGCACCAACAATGACAATTGAAGAAAATTTAGCATTAGCTTACTCACGTAATAAGAGTAGAGGCATGCGTTTCGGTGTTGATAAAAAGCGTCGAGAATTTTTTAAAGAATCGTTAGAGATGTTGGGCTTAAATCTGGAGAATCGTCTATCTGCGAAGGTTGGCTTACTTTCAGGTGGAGAACGTCAAGCATTGTCACTTTTAATGGCAACGTTCACGAAGCCATCGATTTTATTGCTTGATGAGCATACTGCGGCACTCGATCCATCACGTGCGGAGTTGATCACACGTATTACGAAATATTTAGTTGAGAAAGACAGCTTAACAACATTAATGGTCACGCACAATATGCAACAAGCATTAGACTTAGGAAATCGACTGATTATGATGGATAAAGGTCAAGTCATTTTAGAGGTTGGCGAGGATCGCAAACACGAGTTAACCATCCCAGATTTAATGGCAGAGTTCGAACGTATCCGCGGTGAGAAAATGAACTCAGACCGTGCGTTACTAGGATAA
- a CDS encoding DUF423 domain-containing protein: MKKFIVTGALHGFLAVAFGAFGAHALKEILDDYGQGIWETAVQYQMFHATGLLIIGLLMSSKLLGEVKQLNLAGIFFNLGIVFFSGSLYVLAISGIKVLGAITPIGGVLFLAGWILIIVSALKHAR, encoded by the coding sequence ATGAAAAAATTTATCGTGACAGGTGCACTCCACGGTTTTTTAGCAGTGGCATTCGGTGCATTCGGTGCACATGCTTTAAAAGAAATTCTAGACGATTATGGTCAGGGGATTTGGGAAACAGCAGTTCAGTACCAAATGTTTCATGCCACTGGTTTACTTATAATTGGCTTATTGATGAGCTCTAAACTACTAGGTGAGGTGAAGCAGTTAAATCTAGCCGGCATCTTTTTTAACCTCGGTATTGTCTTCTTTTCAGGAAGCTTGTATGTACTGGCAATCAGCGGTATTAAAGTTCTAGGCGCTATTACACCAATTGGTGGTGTGCTATTTTTAGCTGGATGGATTTTAATTATAGTATCAGCCCTTAAACATGCTCGATAA
- the exaC gene encoding acetaldehyde dehydrogenase ExaC, protein MIYANPNTPGAVVNFKEKYDNFIGGEWIPPVKGQYFENKTPVTGQVFTKAARSTAEDIELALDAAHAAKDAWGKTSATERASILNKIADRIEENLEMIAVAETWDNGKAVRETLNADIPLAIDHFRYFAGVIRAQEGRTTQLDNDTVAYHFQEPLGVVGQIIPWNFPILMAAWKIAPALAAGNCIVMKPAEQTPVSLLVLIETIQDILPKGVLNIVNGFGVEVGKPLATNKRIAKVAFTGSTAVGRQIMQYATENIIPVTLELGGKSPNVFFEDVMASDDEYLDKAIEGFVMFALNSGEICTCPSRALVQESIYDKFIERALERVKAIKIGNPLDTEVMMGAQASNEQKQKILSYLQLGKEEGAECLIGGEENILEGDLAGGNYIQPTVFKGHNKMRIFQEEIFGPVLGVTTFKDFDEAMEIANDTEYGLGAGVWSRSGDIAYRAGRAIQAGRVWTNTYHQYPAGAAFGGFKLSGIGRENHAMMLDHYQQTKCLLVSYKKEAQGFF, encoded by the coding sequence ATGATTTATGCAAATCCTAATACTCCGGGAGCAGTAGTAAATTTCAAAGAAAAATATGATAACTTTATCGGTGGCGAATGGATTCCTCCAGTAAAAGGTCAATACTTTGAAAATAAAACACCTGTAACAGGTCAAGTTTTCACAAAAGCAGCTCGTTCAACAGCTGAAGATATTGAGCTTGCTCTTGATGCAGCACACGCAGCAAAAGATGCATGGGGTAAAACAAGCGCAACTGAGCGTGCATCTATTTTAAATAAAATCGCAGATCGCATTGAAGAAAACTTAGAAATGATTGCTGTTGCAGAAACATGGGATAATGGTAAAGCAGTTCGCGAAACGTTAAACGCAGATATTCCTTTAGCAATTGATCACTTCCGTTATTTTGCAGGTGTCATCCGTGCACAAGAAGGGCGTACAACACAATTAGATAACGACACTGTTGCATACCACTTCCAAGAGCCACTAGGTGTAGTTGGTCAAATCATACCTTGGAACTTTCCAATCTTAATGGCAGCTTGGAAAATCGCTCCTGCACTTGCAGCAGGTAACTGTATCGTGATGAAACCAGCTGAACAAACGCCAGTTTCATTATTAGTGTTAATTGAAACAATTCAAGACATCCTACCAAAAGGCGTACTTAACATTGTAAACGGCTTCGGTGTTGAAGTTGGTAAACCACTTGCAACGAACAAACGAATTGCAAAAGTTGCTTTTACTGGTTCAACAGCTGTTGGTCGCCAAATTATGCAATATGCAACTGAAAATATTATTCCTGTAACGTTAGAGCTAGGTGGTAAATCACCAAACGTATTCTTTGAGGACGTAATGGCTTCAGATGATGAATATTTAGATAAAGCAATTGAGGGCTTTGTGATGTTCGCATTAAACTCAGGCGAAATTTGTACTTGTCCTTCACGTGCACTTGTTCAAGAATCCATTTACGATAAATTCATTGAACGTGCATTAGAACGCGTAAAAGCTATTAAAATTGGTAATCCATTAGATACAGAAGTCATGATGGGTGCTCAAGCTTCAAATGAACAAAAGCAAAAAATTCTTTCTTACTTACAATTGGGTAAAGAAGAGGGTGCTGAGTGCTTAATAGGTGGAGAAGAAAATATTCTTGAAGGCGACCTTGCTGGAGGTAACTACATTCAACCAACAGTTTTCAAAGGTCATAACAAAATGCGAATCTTCCAAGAAGAAATCTTTGGCCCAGTGCTTGGCGTAACTACATTCAAAGATTTCGATGAAGCAATGGAAATTGCAAATGATACAGAATATGGTTTAGGTGCTGGTGTTTGGTCACGTTCTGGTGACATTGCTTACCGTGCAGGTCGAGCTATTCAAGCTGGTCGTGTGTGGACAAACACTTATCATCAATATCCAGCGGGTGCTGCATTTGGTGGATTCAAACTTTCTGGTATCGGTCGTGAAAACCATGCAATGATGTTAGATCACTACCAACAAACTAAATGTCTTTTAGTGAGCTACAAAAAAGAAGCACAAGGATTTTTCTAA
- a CDS encoding DUF779 domain-containing protein: MVERVIATKEALNLIELIKSRHGAIMFYQSGGCCDGSAPMCYVEGDFKIGENDIYLGTIGDVPFYIHRAQYEYFKHTQLIIHAIEGRGASFSLDSVEDMHFITNSRVFTTEEYEEVIKLF, encoded by the coding sequence ATGGTAGAACGAGTGATTGCAACAAAAGAGGCTTTAAATTTGATAGAGCTAATTAAGAGTCGACATGGCGCTATCATGTTTTATCAATCTGGGGGTTGCTGTGATGGCTCTGCACCGATGTGTTATGTAGAAGGAGATTTTAAAATTGGTGAAAACGATATCTATCTTGGTACAATAGGTGACGTTCCTTTTTACATTCATAGAGCGCAATATGAATATTTTAAGCATACTCAATTGATTATTCATGCGATTGAGGGCAGAGGTGCAAGTTTTTCTTTAGATAGTGTTGAAGATATGCATTTCATTACGAACTCTAGAGTATTCACAACAGAAGAGTATGAAGAAGTAATAAAGCTCTTTTAA
- the ilvA gene encoding threonine ammonia-lyase IlvA — MEVADTRTVQVENVLIAHHFLKDVVVHTPLQKNDYLSEKYGANIYFKREDLQHVRSFKLRGAYYKIKKIEEEARKAGVVCASAGNHAQGVAYACAQLKIQASIFMPQTTPKQKIDQVRMFGRDYVEIILAGDTFDDSAESALAYCEEHDKIFIHPFDDFDVIAGQGTVAVEIMNDMEEPIDYVFGSIGGGGLMSGVSAYVKNLSPNSKIIGAEPAGAGSMKAAFAEGGAVALDWIDKFVDGAAVKCVGNHTYNVCRRYLDDIVLVPEGKVCTTILDLYNKHAIIAEPAGALSVAALDYYKEEIKGKSVVIIISGGNNDIGRMQEIKEKSLIHEGLLYYFIVSFPQRAGALRQFLTSVLGPNDDITTFEYTKKNNKESGPALVGIELGNREDYEGLLARMNEFGFKYKEVNNDIQLFGLLV, encoded by the coding sequence ATGGAAGTTGCTGACACTAGAACTGTGCAAGTAGAAAATGTCTTAATTGCTCATCATTTCTTAAAAGACGTAGTGGTGCACACGCCGCTACAAAAAAATGACTATTTATCCGAGAAATACGGAGCTAATATTTATTTTAAACGCGAAGATTTACAGCATGTACGCTCATTTAAACTTCGTGGTGCCTACTATAAGATTAAAAAAATTGAAGAAGAGGCTCGCAAAGCTGGCGTTGTTTGTGCAAGTGCAGGCAACCATGCCCAAGGTGTTGCTTACGCCTGTGCACAACTGAAAATTCAAGCAAGCATTTTTATGCCTCAAACAACCCCTAAGCAAAAAATTGATCAAGTGCGTATGTTTGGTCGTGATTATGTGGAAATTATTTTAGCGGGTGATACCTTTGATGATTCTGCGGAAAGTGCATTAGCTTACTGTGAAGAACACGATAAAATCTTTATCCATCCATTTGATGATTTTGATGTCATCGCTGGTCAAGGAACGGTTGCCGTTGAAATTATGAATGACATGGAGGAACCAATCGACTACGTATTTGGTAGTATCGGTGGCGGTGGCTTAATGTCAGGTGTTTCTGCCTACGTGAAAAACCTTTCCCCCAATAGTAAAATTATCGGTGCAGAGCCTGCTGGGGCAGGTAGCATGAAGGCTGCATTTGCAGAAGGCGGCGCAGTGGCACTTGATTGGATTGACAAGTTCGTAGATGGTGCTGCAGTAAAATGTGTCGGTAATCACACGTACAATGTTTGTCGCCGCTATTTAGACGACATTGTACTAGTACCAGAAGGAAAAGTATGTACAACGATTTTAGATCTTTATAATAAACACGCCATTATCGCAGAGCCTGCCGGAGCATTATCTGTAGCGGCACTCGATTATTATAAAGAAGAAATAAAAGGAAAATCTGTCGTTATCATCATTAGTGGTGGTAATAATGACATTGGACGTATGCAGGAGATTAAAGAAAAATCTTTAATTCACGAAGGCTTACTATACTACTTCATCGTAAGCTTCCCACAGCGTGCAGGTGCTCTTCGCCAATTCCTCACAAGCGTTCTAGGACCAAATGATGATATAACGACTTTCGAATATACAAAGAAAAACAACAAAGAAAGTGGTCCTGCCCTAGTCGGTATCGAGCTTGGCAATCGTGAAGACTACGAAGGATTACTAGCACGCATGAATGAATTCGGCTTCAAATATAAAGAGGTAAACAACGACATTCAACTATTTGGCTTACTAGTCTAA
- a CDS encoding uracil-DNA glycosylase encodes MKQVFPNDWQAVLAEEIEKPYYKKLRQFVALEYSTQTIYPPMNDIMNAFYTTAYQDVNVVILGQDPYHGPNQAHGLSFSVMPGIPNPPSLRNMLQELQDDLGCPIPQNGTLTKWAQQGVMLLNTVLTVRAGQAHSHKEQGWEQFTDAVIDKLASRDKPIIFVLWGKPAQRKKQLIRKYATPHFILEAPHPSPLSAYRGFFGSKPYSKINAQLMEWGEQPIDWCLA; translated from the coding sequence ATGAAACAAGTATTCCCGAATGATTGGCAAGCAGTACTTGCAGAAGAAATAGAAAAACCATACTATAAAAAGCTACGTCAATTTGTAGCACTTGAATATTCAACACAAACAATTTATCCACCAATGAATGACATAATGAATGCATTTTATACGACAGCTTATCAGGATGTAAATGTCGTAATTTTAGGTCAGGACCCTTATCATGGACCAAACCAAGCACATGGATTAAGTTTTTCGGTCATGCCAGGAATCCCAAATCCACCAAGCTTGCGAAATATGCTACAAGAGTTACAGGATGATCTTGGCTGTCCAATCCCTCAAAACGGAACATTAACAAAATGGGCGCAACAGGGTGTAATGCTATTGAACACTGTATTAACGGTTCGAGCAGGCCAGGCGCATTCTCATAAAGAACAAGGATGGGAGCAATTTACGGATGCTGTAATTGATAAATTAGCATCACGGGACAAACCAATTATATTTGTGCTTTGGGGTAAACCAGCACAGCGAAAAAAACAATTAATTCGTAAATACGCAACGCCACATTTCATTTTAGAAGCACCTCATCCAAGTCCTCTTAGTGCCTATCGAGGTTTTTTTGGTAGTAAACCATATTCGAAGATCAATGCACAGCTAATGGAATGGGGAGAGCAGCCAATTGATTGGTGCCTAGCTTAG
- a CDS encoding YwdI family protein codes for MIPYQAVIQQLEKQLSGVKNAGNEPQIREALTAIRALCDVVLDSPDGIAKTQSKHLPQMLVSEPKQSSLYTAKIEEEDGANGDSIFDF; via the coding sequence ATGATTCCTTATCAAGCCGTTATTCAACAACTTGAAAAACAATTATCTGGTGTCAAAAATGCTGGAAACGAACCGCAAATTCGTGAAGCCTTAACAGCAATTCGAGCATTATGTGATGTGGTATTAGACTCACCTGACGGCATTGCTAAAACGCAGTCAAAACATTTGCCACAAATGCTGGTATCAGAGCCGAAGCAATCAAGTTTATATACTGCAAAAATTGAAGAAGAAGACGGGGCAAATGGTGATTCAATTTTTGACTTTTAA
- a CDS encoding ABC transporter permease translates to MFLAIFGAMEQGIIYAIMALGVYLTFRVLDFPDLTVDGSFVTGAATSATMILLGYHPILATLVAIVAGFIAGCMTGILHTKGKINPLLSGILMMIALYSINLRIMGLTAENTIGRPNIPLLNSETLFSKFQAFWSDLGIDAALNNLLKGIGVQQLPSTWSTLIVVLIITILIKFIADWFLKTEVGLAIRATGDNKRMIRSFSANTDTLIILGLGLSNALVAFSGALIAQYSKFSDVSMGIGMIVIGLASVIIGEAIFGTKTIMRTTLAVITGAIIYRIILALALRVDFLDSGDMKLITAIIVILALILPQFINKSKERKRKVKRAAERAQVKTVEQGGKGLA, encoded by the coding sequence ATGTTTTTAGCAATATTTGGCGCAATGGAGCAAGGAATCATCTATGCAATTATGGCGCTTGGTGTGTATTTAACATTCCGCGTGTTAGATTTTCCGGATTTAACGGTTGATGGAAGCTTTGTAACAGGGGCGGCTACGTCAGCAACGATGATTCTGCTTGGCTACCACCCAATCTTAGCGACTTTAGTGGCAATTGTTGCTGGATTTATTGCTGGATGTATGACAGGAATTCTTCACACAAAAGGGAAAATTAATCCACTATTATCGGGGATTTTAATGATGATTGCTTTGTATTCTATTAACTTACGTATCATGGGGTTAACTGCAGAAAATACGATAGGTCGTCCAAATATTCCACTATTGAATTCAGAGACTTTATTTTCAAAGTTTCAAGCATTTTGGAGTGATTTAGGTATCGATGCTGCATTAAATAACCTATTAAAAGGCATCGGCGTTCAGCAACTACCATCAACATGGAGTACATTGATTGTAGTGTTAATCATCACGATTTTAATTAAATTCATTGCAGACTGGTTCTTAAAAACAGAGGTCGGACTGGCTATTCGAGCAACTGGTGATAATAAGCGTATGATTCGTAGCTTCTCAGCAAATACAGATACACTGATTATTCTAGGGCTAGGACTTTCTAACGCCCTTGTCGCATTTTCTGGAGCTTTAATCGCACAATATTCGAAGTTCTCAGATGTAAGTATGGGGATTGGGATGATTGTTATTGGACTTGCATCTGTTATTATCGGTGAAGCCATCTTCGGTACAAAAACCATTATGCGCACAACTTTAGCTGTCATTACGGGAGCGATCATTTACCGCATTATTTTAGCATTAGCATTACGTGTAGATTTCCTCGATTCAGGAGATATGAAATTAATAACAGCTATCATTGTAATTTTAGCGTTGATTTTACCTCAATTTATCAATAAAAGTAAGGAGCGCAAACGTAAGGTGAAGCGCGCAGCAGAGCGTGCACAAGTAAAAACCGTAGAGCAGGGAGGGAAAGGCCTTGCTTAA
- a CDS encoding YojF family protein, whose amino-acid sequence MQEVQVKTLQELLNSFANKDVYIHLETTNGSYAAHFDEKFFNAGAFIRNAKINYELAKVVDDSPHRVGLKMAHGWVYAQGITHFELDDLGRLLMAGLDYSGKLAIALEISETPFTY is encoded by the coding sequence ATGCAAGAAGTACAAGTAAAGACGTTGCAGGAATTATTGAATTCTTTCGCCAACAAAGACGTTTATATTCATCTTGAGACAACGAACGGTTCATATGCAGCACACTTTGATGAGAAATTTTTTAATGCAGGTGCTTTTATTCGCAATGCTAAAATCAACTATGAACTTGCTAAAGTGGTAGATGATTCACCCCATCGTGTCGGATTAAAAATGGCACATGGCTGGGTTTATGCTCAAGGCATCACACATTTTGAATTAGATGATTTAGGCCGTTTATTAATGGCTGGACTAGACTACTCAGGTAAATTGGCGATTGCACTTGAAATTAGTGAAACGCCGTTTACTTACTAA
- the bshB2 gene encoding bacillithiol biosynthesis deacetylase BshB2: MNLQPQRHILIVYPHPDDEAFSVAGTIAYYTKKMNTPVTYACLTLGEMGRNLGNPPFATRESLPEIRRKELIAAAEAMGIQDLRMLGFRDKTIEFENDEKMVKLVEGLIEELMPSLIITFLPGFAVHPDHEATARAVVEAVRRMPKAARPQVFGCAFANDTIEKNGEPHVVIDISEMKTDKIKALQAHASQTAWMMQETEKRIDDGEPMSESWLNIEKFYIVNPDQYVK; the protein is encoded by the coding sequence TTGAATTTACAACCACAACGTCATATTTTAATTGTTTACCCTCACCCAGATGATGAGGCTTTTTCAGTTGCTGGAACAATTGCCTATTATACAAAAAAAATGAATACTCCTGTTACATATGCCTGTTTAACTTTAGGCGAAATGGGGCGTAATTTAGGAAATCCACCTTTTGCGACACGTGAATCCTTGCCAGAAATTCGACGCAAGGAGCTTATTGCAGCAGCAGAGGCAATGGGAATACAAGATTTACGTATGCTTGGCTTCCGTGATAAAACGATTGAATTTGAAAACGATGAAAAAATGGTAAAGCTAGTTGAAGGTTTAATAGAGGAATTAATGCCTTCTCTTATTATTACATTCTTACCTGGCTTTGCAGTGCATCCAGACCATGAGGCAACAGCACGTGCAGTAGTAGAAGCTGTTCGTCGTATGCCAAAAGCTGCACGTCCACAAGTGTTTGGATGTGCCTTTGCAAATGATACAATTGAAAAAAATGGGGAGCCACATGTTGTCATCGATATTAGTGAAATGAAGACGGATAAAATTAAAGCATTACAAGCACATGCATCTCAAACTGCTTGGATGATGCAAGAAACTGAAAAACGCATCGATGACGGTGAGCCAATGAGTGAAAGCTGGCTAAATATTGAAAAGTTCTATATTGTGAATCCTGATCAATATGTAAAATAA
- a CDS encoding acyl-CoA thioesterase, with the protein MNKDFKYCKDSRVMRTSRVFPNDINNHNTLFGGRLMSDIDQVASISAAKHSRRDCVTASTDSVDFLHPIRPTDSVYFESYVTWTGISSMEVFVKVISENLKTGERKVAATALLTFVALDENNKPAPVPSVIPETVEETKLHETASERAKARAERKKESKALAQFISMNDPWDYRLEMMENYYM; encoded by the coding sequence GTGAACAAGGACTTTAAATATTGTAAAGATTCTAGAGTTATGCGTACAAGTCGAGTTTTTCCGAATGATATTAACAATCATAATACACTGTTTGGCGGCCGACTAATGAGTGACATCGATCAAGTAGCTTCAATTTCAGCTGCTAAGCATAGTCGTAGAGATTGTGTGACAGCCTCAACGGATTCCGTAGACTTCCTACATCCAATACGCCCGACTGATTCTGTATATTTCGAATCTTATGTAACGTGGACTGGGATATCTTCAATGGAGGTTTTCGTGAAGGTCATTTCTGAGAATTTGAAAACGGGAGAACGGAAGGTAGCGGCAACAGCATTATTAACCTTTGTTGCATTAGATGAAAATAATAAACCAGCCCCAGTTCCATCTGTCATTCCAGAAACAGTAGAAGAGACAAAACTCCATGAAACAGCATCTGAACGAGCAAAGGCGCGTGCAGAGCGTAAAAAGGAAAGTAAGGCATTGGCTCAATTCATTTCGATGAACGATCCATGGGATTATCGGCTCGAAATGATGGAGAACTACTATATGTAA
- a CDS encoding nuclease-related domain-containing protein: MLLKKRKVSSKQLILEMIERRLPKSHPKSTYYQEMLNRTRAGYAGEQRVDQEWQEIYLEQAHYLLHDVQLKAEGGAIHQIDTLYMSRNFVLIVEIKNIVGRVEYMEDNHQFIRITSDGRVDGFRNPFDQVKRHARFLRQIFQKVSYHIPIVYMIVSANPNMIMTPSLSAQPIIHVSGLAERMEQLFKQYQQVCLSEKDLRELSAHILKMHKSIQWTLDIKVDELKKGALCSHCHFDYVLRYTHGKWRCSNCQSIDNQSMLIALHDFRLMMSNNITNAQFRNFFDIDSEKAVYYLLKKLKFETIGENKNRKYVIPANLLE, from the coding sequence ATGTTACTCAAAAAGCGCAAAGTTTCATCGAAGCAACTCATATTAGAAATGATTGAAAGGAGGTTACCGAAATCTCACCCAAAGTCTACTTACTATCAAGAAATGCTAAATAGAACAAGAGCAGGCTATGCAGGTGAGCAACGAGTAGATCAGGAATGGCAGGAAATCTATTTGGAGCAAGCGCATTATTTATTGCATGATGTCCAGCTTAAAGCTGAAGGTGGAGCAATACATCAAATAGATACATTATATATGTCGCGAAATTTTGTATTAATAGTGGAAATTAAAAATATCGTTGGTCGTGTAGAATATATGGAAGATAACCATCAATTTATTCGAATTACGTCTGATGGCAGAGTAGATGGCTTTAGAAATCCATTTGATCAAGTGAAGCGGCATGCTAGGTTTTTGCGCCAGATTTTTCAAAAGGTGAGCTACCATATACCTATTGTTTATATGATCGTCTCTGCAAATCCGAACATGATTATGACGCCAAGCTTGTCTGCGCAACCGATTATTCATGTGAGTGGGTTGGCAGAAAGGATGGAGCAGCTGTTCAAGCAGTATCAACAAGTCTGTCTAAGTGAAAAAGATTTGAGAGAATTATCAGCGCATATTTTAAAGATGCACAAATCAATTCAATGGACCCTAGATATTAAAGTGGATGAATTGAAGAAAGGTGCACTATGCTCGCATTGTCATTTTGACTATGTCCTACGTTACACCCATGGGAAATGGCGTTGTAGTAATTGCCAATCGATTGATAATCAATCAATGCTAATCGCATTACATGATTTTCGATTAATGATGAGCAACAATATTACAAATGCCCAATTTCGCAATTTTTTTGATATTGACTCAGAAAAGGCGGTTTATTATTTATTGAAAAAGTTAAAATTTGAAACGATAGGTGAAAATAAAAACAGGAAATATGTAATTCCTGCCAATTTGTTAGAGTAA